One Longimicrobium sp. genomic window carries:
- a CDS encoding aspartate carbamoyltransferase catalytic subunit, with protein sequence MAQELVNPVLGKDLIGLEELTREQITAILDTAETFKEISERPVRKVPYLRGRTVVNAFFENSTRTRVSFEFAEKRMGADTVSISTTGSSVQKGETLVDTARNLEAMRIDMVVIRHASSGAARFLAERIESSVINAGDGKHEHPTQGLLDLLTIRDHRGPLEGLKVCICGDVLHSRVARSNIHGLKRLGAEVAVCGPMTLMPPDVGDLGVRWFNRIEAAIEWADVLNVLRLQLERMKAGFIPSLREYNRVFGVTRARVEAAPRDLLILHPGPMNRGVEIDSDVADGPHSVILQQVTNGVAVRMAVLYLLSGGPATEGGDA encoded by the coding sequence ATGGCGCAGGAGCTGGTCAACCCGGTGCTGGGAAAGGACCTGATCGGGCTCGAGGAGCTGACCCGCGAGCAGATCACCGCCATCCTCGACACCGCCGAGACCTTCAAGGAGATCAGCGAGCGGCCGGTGCGGAAGGTCCCCTATCTCCGCGGCCGCACGGTGGTGAACGCCTTCTTCGAGAACTCCACCCGCACGCGCGTTTCCTTCGAGTTCGCCGAGAAGCGGATGGGCGCCGACACCGTCTCCATCTCCACCACCGGCAGCTCGGTGCAGAAGGGCGAGACGCTGGTGGACACCGCCCGCAACCTGGAGGCGATGCGGATCGACATGGTGGTCATCCGCCACGCGTCGAGCGGCGCGGCGCGGTTCCTGGCCGAGCGCATCGAGTCCAGCGTGATCAACGCGGGCGACGGGAAGCACGAGCACCCCACGCAGGGGCTGCTGGACCTGCTCACCATCCGCGACCACCGCGGCCCGCTGGAGGGGCTGAAGGTGTGCATCTGCGGCGACGTGCTGCACTCGCGCGTGGCCCGCTCCAACATCCACGGGCTGAAGCGCCTGGGCGCCGAGGTGGCCGTCTGCGGGCCGATGACGCTGATGCCGCCCGACGTGGGCGACCTGGGCGTGCGCTGGTTCAACCGCATCGAGGCCGCCATCGAGTGGGCCGACGTGCTGAACGTCCTGCGCCTGCAGCTGGAGCGGATGAAGGCGGGGTTCATCCCCAGCCTGCGCGAGTACAACCGCGTCTTCGGCGTCACCCGCGCCCGCGTGGAGGCGGCGCCGCGCGACCTTCTCATCCTGCACCCCGGGCCCATGAACCGCGGCGTGGAGATCGACAGCGACGTGGCGGACGGGCCGCATTCCGTCATCCTCCAGCAGGTGACCAACGGCGTGGCCGTGCGCATGGCCGTCCTCTACCTCCTCTCCGGCGGCCCCGCGACCGAGGGAGGCGACGCGTGA